In the Aneurinibacillus soli genome, one interval contains:
- a CDS encoding methyl-accepting chemotaxis protein has translation MQKRLQLSIKKRLNISFLILLLIPSLAIGLLSYQTARQKVQDQVLDQAKGNTHLLDQLVIRLIEPELQNVTLLAENVNANMYAGRQSPRVMEMIHQFQRLHPEIASAYVGTEAGFLIMDGSEKLEADYDVRKRPWYQQGRQSDTKPVITDPYVDKITGQTVVSLLKKTKDGSGVVGIDLNLSKLAEMTSSIKIGKQGYVFMIDQQKKILVHPSSKNGADAPKEIVAQLFSKPSGSYDTRNNTETTRTFFVTNELTGWKLGGTINMAEVTAEANPIFTTTVVVITAALLLGGLLVYVVISSITRPLRLLDHASEVISSGDLTERVLITSNDELGQLGQRFNQMGESLQHVLHDVREKAEHLAAASEELMQGAKETSHAVEHVSTTIQEIAAGSEQQVQSVEDTSNTIIRMSGSMQQIAEHAQQTSASVAETSDVAANGTEAIQLAIQQMDLIHTKITRLSDTISSLEERSHEIENFVGIITGIAAQTNLLSLNAAIEAARAGEQGRGFAVVADEVRQLAEQSSQSANHITSLIQTIQNETKAAVDFMEDGVQEVKKGIDAVYVAGQSFQSIRESIEHAAEQVYEVSSSAQEMSAGAETVARSIEIISEIAERSASGMETASASTEEQLASMEEISASAEALAHMAEGLEEVIQRFNV, from the coding sequence ATGCAAAAACGGCTGCAATTATCTATTAAAAAAAGACTAAATATTTCATTTTTAATCCTACTTCTCATTCCAAGCCTAGCCATTGGCCTTCTTTCGTATCAAACAGCCCGACAGAAGGTGCAAGATCAAGTGCTCGATCAAGCGAAAGGAAACACCCATCTTTTGGACCAGCTCGTCATACGACTGATTGAACCTGAGCTACAAAATGTCACCCTGCTGGCCGAAAACGTAAATGCTAACATGTATGCCGGGCGGCAAAGCCCACGGGTTATGGAAATGATTCATCAATTCCAACGGCTCCATCCCGAAATTGCCTCCGCATATGTCGGCACAGAAGCTGGATTTCTTATTATGGATGGTTCTGAGAAACTGGAAGCTGATTATGATGTGCGTAAACGTCCCTGGTACCAGCAGGGGCGCCAGAGTGACACAAAACCGGTCATTACCGATCCATATGTCGATAAGATAACCGGCCAAACTGTTGTGAGCCTCCTTAAGAAAACAAAAGACGGTTCCGGTGTAGTAGGAATTGACCTGAATTTATCCAAGCTTGCGGAAATGACGAGTTCTATTAAAATTGGCAAACAAGGCTACGTTTTTATGATAGACCAACAGAAAAAAATTCTCGTTCACCCATCTAGCAAAAACGGGGCTGATGCACCAAAAGAAATCGTCGCACAGCTATTCAGTAAACCATCCGGCAGTTATGACACAAGAAACAATACTGAAACAACTCGAACGTTTTTTGTGACAAATGAGCTAACAGGCTGGAAGCTGGGCGGCACGATTAATATGGCAGAAGTAACAGCAGAGGCGAATCCGATTTTTACAACGACAGTAGTGGTCATCACAGCAGCACTTCTACTCGGTGGATTGCTTGTATACGTTGTAATTTCCTCGATTACCCGTCCCCTCCGTCTACTTGACCATGCTTCCGAAGTGATCAGCAGCGGAGACTTAACAGAGCGGGTTCTGATCACATCCAACGACGAGCTTGGACAACTGGGCCAACGCTTTAATCAGATGGGAGAATCATTGCAGCATGTACTGCATGATGTCAGAGAAAAAGCAGAGCATCTTGCAGCTGCTTCTGAAGAATTGATGCAAGGCGCAAAAGAAACAAGCCATGCGGTTGAGCATGTGTCGACTACGATTCAAGAAATTGCCGCTGGCTCCGAACAACAAGTGCAAAGTGTGGAAGATACCTCAAACACCATCATTCGTATGTCAGGGTCGATGCAGCAAATCGCTGAACATGCACAGCAAACCTCTGCTTCTGTTGCCGAAACATCCGATGTTGCGGCGAATGGGACCGAAGCGATTCAACTAGCGATTCAACAGATGGACTTGATTCATACCAAAATAACACGTCTTTCTGATACAATTAGCAGTCTGGAAGAGCGCTCACATGAGATTGAGAACTTCGTCGGGATTATTACCGGAATTGCAGCGCAGACAAATCTTCTGTCTTTAAATGCCGCTATCGAAGCAGCACGTGCAGGTGAACAAGGACGTGGCTTCGCCGTTGTGGCTGATGAAGTCCGCCAGTTAGCTGAGCAATCTTCACAGTCAGCAAATCACATTACGTCTCTAATTCAGACGATTCAGAACGAGACAAAAGCGGCCGTTGATTTTATGGAAGACGGGGTTCAGGAAGTGAAGAAAGGAATCGATGCGGTATATGTCGCAGGACAGTCATTCCAGTCTATCCGCGAATCGATTGAGCATGCGGCCGAGCAAGTATATGAAGTCTCTTCCTCTGCTCAGGAGATGTCAGCCGGAGCCGAAACAGTAGCCCGGTCTATTGAGATTATCTCTGAGATTGCAGAGCGTTCCGCTTCGGGCATGGAGACAGCTTCTGCGAGTACAGAAGAACAACTCGCTTCGATGGAGGAAATATCTGCATCTGCTGAGGCACTTGCTCATATGGCAGAAGGGTTGGAAGAAGTGATTCAACGTTTTAATGTGTAG
- a CDS encoding Crp/Fnr family transcriptional regulator has translation MNKWGMFIVIDWRFLCYFPFFEELEEADLREISSMFITRTYEKGRTVFLEGEKGDELYMIKSGVINIYRIDEAREIILAIFGDGDFFGEMAVLENEQVRSASAKTMEKSVLYALKRQDFMSLLNRNPNISMKILKTTLDRLRKANELITNLTILDARTRVIRMLLRLAGQHGTQRKDGILINLKLTHQQMADMTGTVRETVTKILLELQDEKLIHIEKKKIMIGSIEKLEQVIFGD, from the coding sequence ATGAACAAATGGGGGATGTTCATTGTGATAGATTGGCGCTTTCTATGTTATTTTCCTTTTTTTGAAGAGTTAGAGGAAGCAGACTTACGAGAAATTTCTTCTATGTTTATAACTCGCACGTATGAAAAAGGAAGAACTGTATTTTTAGAAGGGGAAAAAGGCGACGAGCTTTATATGATTAAATCCGGCGTGATCAATATTTATCGCATTGATGAAGCAAGAGAGATTATTCTGGCGATTTTTGGGGATGGTGATTTTTTTGGGGAGATGGCCGTATTAGAAAATGAACAAGTTCGGTCTGCCAGTGCGAAAACGATGGAAAAGTCCGTATTGTATGCCCTTAAGCGACAGGACTTTATGTCGCTGCTCAATCGAAACCCGAACATTTCCATGAAGATTCTAAAAACGACGCTTGATCGGTTGCGTAAAGCGAATGAATTGATCACCAATTTGACGATACTTGATGCTCGTACCAGAGTGATCAGAATGCTCTTACGCTTAGCAGGACAGCATGGAACTCAGCGCAAAGATGGGATTCTAATCAATCTCAAATTAACACATCAGCAGATGGCTGATATGACCGGAACGGTGCGAGAAACGGTTACAAAAATTTTGCTCGAGCTGCAAGATGAGAAGCTTATTCATATTGAAAAAAAGAAAATTATGATTGGTAGTATAGAAAAACTAGAACAGGTCATTTTTGGAGATTAG
- a CDS encoding IS110 family RNA-guided transposase: MKHVVAFDVSMGKSYWVVYNADRHCEFEGEIRHTRSDFEGLHACMEKLIEQDGEQPSIVFEATGVYSRQLERFMQDHQYTYCLLNPLEAKLQSASMRMHKTDRSDAHRLALTHFTVSRREKEVPNDFFQQLKSLSRFYQELDGELSTLRNRMHKVIQLTFSELETIFTSRSELCLHVIQLFPHPDLVNGLSKTVIRNRILKSTDKKLSAGTAEKKAIQLLEAAQNSYPAVSATDVLCDQLRIYVKRYLEILRQREALIRQMEEMSMHREDYQVLLSFPGIGVNTAVRLLAEIGDIRRFDNPKQLNAFAGIDIRRFQSGKTFFQDKINKRGNKHLRKLLYLVIQNMIKQRRFGNNHLVEYYDKVKTQPYNKCHKVASIACVNKLLKCLFYLITHNQHYEYQCATRS, translated from the coding sequence ATGAAACATGTAGTCGCATTTGATGTAAGTATGGGAAAGAGCTATTGGGTGGTGTACAATGCCGACCGGCACTGTGAGTTTGAAGGAGAAATCCGGCATACCCGTTCCGATTTTGAAGGGTTGCATGCCTGCATGGAGAAGCTGATCGAGCAAGATGGGGAACAACCGTCCATTGTTTTCGAAGCTACGGGCGTATACTCCAGACAACTGGAACGCTTTATGCAAGATCATCAGTACACCTATTGCCTGTTAAACCCGCTTGAAGCCAAACTGCAGTCCGCTTCTATGCGGATGCATAAAACGGATCGAAGTGACGCTCATCGGCTGGCGTTGACTCATTTCACGGTCTCTCGAAGAGAAAAAGAAGTACCCAATGACTTCTTCCAGCAGCTAAAGTCTCTCTCTCGGTTTTACCAAGAATTAGACGGAGAACTTTCTACTCTTCGCAATCGGATGCATAAAGTCATTCAACTGACCTTTTCCGAACTGGAAACGATCTTTACAAGCCGATCGGAGCTCTGTTTACATGTCATTCAGTTATTTCCACATCCCGATCTCGTGAACGGTCTTTCCAAAACCGTAATCAGAAACCGGATTCTCAAGAGTACCGACAAAAAGTTATCGGCAGGTACCGCTGAGAAGAAAGCCATCCAGTTGCTTGAAGCCGCACAGAACTCGTATCCGGCGGTTTCCGCAACCGATGTTCTTTGTGACCAGCTACGCATCTATGTCAAACGTTATTTGGAGATTCTTCGCCAACGAGAAGCTCTGATTCGGCAAATGGAGGAAATGAGCATGCATCGAGAGGACTATCAAGTTCTTCTCAGCTTTCCGGGCATTGGGGTAAATACAGCGGTGCGTTTACTCGCCGAAATCGGAGACATCCGCCGCTTCGACAATCCGAAACAGCTCAACGCCTTTGCAGGGATTGATATCCGACGGTTCCAGTCCGGTAAAACCTTTTTCCAGGATAAAATCAATAAGCGCGGAAACAAGCACCTGCGTAAACTGCTTTACCTTGTCATTCAGAATATGATTAAACAGCGTCGTTTCGGGAACAACCATCTCGTTGAGTACTATGACAAAGTAAAAACGCAACCTTATAACAAGTGTCATAAAGTTGCGTCGATCGCTTGTGTAAATAAGCTCTTGAAGTGCCTCTTCTACCTTATTACACACAATCAGCACTATGAGTACCAGTGTGCCACCAGATCATAA